Proteins co-encoded in one Bacillus paramycoides genomic window:
- a CDS encoding DUF3939 domain-containing protein: MFRFFRTGKEEREITKDELEQAMAKFLETNANIVYTVLVNDDYTVNYDLLKPYLPAFPTNSFLITKETLEVFEHTEENLNLVKEIDIVQKAVDQYVTEKEMFPIVEDSEERLICGVKLGPYLNRILKRDLYISEKHYLVSSKPDRKKQKSG; encoded by the coding sequence ATGTTTCGCTTTTTCAGAACTGGAAAAGAAGAGCGTGAAATTACGAAAGATGAATTAGAACAAGCGATGGCTAAGTTTCTAGAAACGAATGCTAATATCGTTTATACAGTATTAGTAAATGATGATTATACAGTAAATTATGATTTGTTAAAGCCGTATTTACCTGCATTTCCAACAAATAGTTTTCTTATTACGAAGGAAACGCTTGAGGTATTTGAACATACAGAAGAAAATCTAAACCTAGTTAAAGAAATTGATATCGTTCAAAAAGCAGTAGATCAATATGTAACAGAAAAAGAAATGTTTCCAATTGTCGAAGATAGTGAAGAGCGTCTTATATGCGGAGTGAAGTTAGGACCGTATTTAAATCGTATATTAAAAAGAGACTTATATATTTCAGAAAAACATTATTTAGTTTCAAGTAAACCAGACAGAAAAAAACAAAAGAGTGGTTAG
- a CDS encoding alpha/beta hydrolase, protein MKNSMTYIQLLNETLHCYANKGSLEAYKYIMEHAKGIVGNEAQIYNFKYALASAAGLEEEAMHVMKEAIIEKGFWYGNEYLMTDDDLKPLHKFEEFHKMVQLCKEREELVKKTERADVKFIEGKKKEKLFIAMHGDQENIAIVEPYWKSILDQDYTLALPQSSQIQFSDGFVWDDIHRGKEELKEHYVNFKENYTVESVIIGGFSAGARVALYTILQKYIEVDGFIFIAPWLPEIDEWNELLEVLHVKNIKGYIVCGDQDEDCFECTQQFVQLLRDKNIEHKYKVVPQLNHDYPGNFEDLLEGAIKYIEDKSNN, encoded by the coding sequence ATGAAAAATAGTATGACTTACATTCAATTATTAAATGAAACGTTACATTGTTACGCAAATAAAGGAAGTTTGGAAGCGTACAAGTATATAATGGAGCATGCGAAAGGCATAGTGGGGAATGAGGCGCAAATATATAATTTTAAATATGCACTGGCGAGTGCAGCAGGGCTTGAAGAAGAAGCGATGCATGTAATGAAGGAAGCTATTATAGAAAAGGGTTTTTGGTATGGAAATGAATATTTAATGACCGACGACGATTTAAAACCACTACATAAATTTGAAGAGTTTCATAAAATGGTTCAATTATGTAAAGAAAGAGAAGAATTAGTAAAGAAAACAGAACGAGCAGATGTGAAATTTATAGAAGGTAAGAAAAAAGAAAAACTATTTATTGCAATGCACGGAGATCAAGAAAATATAGCAATAGTAGAACCATATTGGAAATCTATTTTGGATCAAGATTATACGTTAGCTTTACCACAGTCTTCGCAAATTCAGTTTTCAGATGGGTTTGTTTGGGATGATATACATAGAGGGAAAGAAGAATTAAAAGAGCATTACGTTAATTTTAAAGAAAACTATACAGTAGAAAGTGTAATAATTGGTGGCTTTTCTGCTGGTGCAAGAGTAGCTTTATATACAATTTTACAAAAATATATAGAAGTAGATGGTTTTATTTTTATCGCGCCGTGGCTTCCAGAGATTGATGAATGGAATGAGTTGTTGGAAGTGCTACATGTCAAAAATATAAAGGGATATATAGTGTGCGGGGATCAAGATGAAGATTGTTTCGAATGTACGCAGCAATTTGTACAATTATTAAGAGATAAAAATATAGAACATAAGTATAAAGTTGTACCCCAGTTGAATCACGATTATCCTGGGAATTTTGAAGATTTATTAGAAGGAGCTATTAAATATATAGAAGACAAAAGTAATAACTAG
- a CDS encoding DUF3979 family protein, which produces MLYEDLMTLFQTAPKEEGRGGWKYIIQERNDKYEIVDEMLKNEMSVELYFNEYDEVKITLYKDGMPISTMQRIAISKVELDEEEEGIQFVLERMPSRMIRLQLKPYLALEMGPYWEVCDDCE; this is translated from the coding sequence ATGCTATACGAGGATTTGATGACATTATTTCAAACAGCTCCGAAAGAAGAAGGTAGAGGCGGCTGGAAATATATAATCCAGGAACGAAATGATAAATACGAAATTGTTGATGAAATGTTAAAAAATGAAATGAGTGTTGAATTGTATTTTAATGAATATGATGAGGTGAAAATCACTTTATATAAAGATGGAATGCCTATTTCTACTATGCAAAGAATTGCGATTTCAAAAGTTGAATTAGACGAAGAGGAAGAAGGAATTCAATTCGTTTTAGAACGTATGCCTAGTCGGATGATTCGCTTGCAATTAAAGCCATATTTAGCACTCGAAATGGGACCGTACTGGGAAGTTTGTGATGATTGTGAATAA
- a CDS encoding DinB family protein: MNIDYRIRSVDGYTKNIGELVSMLEYTRAVTLQEIKDLSVEQLDLMIPSEGNSIGALLKHIAAIEKAHQLISFQERDFTKEELEIWEDALYLGEVGRTIRGHEIKYYVQLLQSVREESLKYLSKQDDEWLKSERKWPNGVAYNQHYLWFHVLEDEINHRGQIRMMKNKLFENYVK; encoded by the coding sequence ATGAATATAGATTACCGAATAAGAAGTGTGGATGGTTATACAAAAAATATAGGGGAATTAGTAAGCATGCTGGAGTATACGAGGGCTGTAACATTACAGGAAATAAAAGATCTGTCAGTTGAGCAATTAGATTTAATGATACCGAGTGAGGGAAATTCCATTGGAGCGTTACTAAAGCATATAGCAGCTATAGAAAAAGCTCACCAACTTATTTCATTTCAAGAGCGTGACTTTACTAAAGAAGAATTAGAAATATGGGAAGACGCACTGTATTTAGGGGAAGTGGGGAGAACAATCCGTGGTCATGAAATAAAGTATTATGTACAACTTCTACAAAGTGTCCGAGAAGAATCTCTGAAGTATTTGAGTAAACAAGATGATGAGTGGCTTAAGTCAGAAAGAAAGTGGCCTAACGGTGTAGCATATAACCAGCACTATCTGTGGTTTCATGTGCTAGAAGATGAGATTAATCACCGTGGACAAATTAGAATGATGAAAAATAAATTATTTGAAAATTACGTTAAATAA
- a CDS encoding YkvI family membrane protein: protein MDNQQWQVAKKVAATYIGTVVGAGFATGREIVEFFTVNGFYGTIGICVSGFFFIWLGTKMMLLSSQIGAFSAQEFNKYLFGDVFGNVVNTLLLLVLFGVTSVMLSGAGAVFEEQLRLPRQLGILITVIACLIIGSRGLQGVFEVNTLVVPIMMIFIIGLAITTFFHGSTPISNTIPAESWNMKWITSPITYVALNLSLAQSVLVPLASEVKDRKAILWGGILGGAGLSLILLCSHLAILSVDQFYQYNIPMAEVIRRFNATFHFFFVLVIFGEVFTTLVGNVFGMTKQMQSITGWQNNNIIFFILLISYCFSYVGYSELLHILYPIIGWVSIILLPIIAFKRLQKT, encoded by the coding sequence ATGGACAATCAACAATGGCAAGTAGCAAAGAAAGTCGCTGCTACTTATATTGGAACAGTCGTTGGAGCTGGATTTGCTACTGGACGAGAAATTGTTGAATTTTTTACAGTGAACGGATTTTACGGAACAATTGGTATATGTGTCAGTGGATTTTTTTTTATTTGGCTTGGCACGAAGATGATGTTGCTTTCATCACAAATCGGTGCATTTTCAGCGCAAGAATTTAACAAATATTTATTTGGAGATGTATTTGGTAATGTTGTAAATACACTATTATTACTCGTATTATTTGGTGTAACGAGCGTTATGTTATCAGGAGCTGGAGCGGTATTTGAAGAGCAACTTCGTTTACCAAGACAACTCGGCATTCTCATTACAGTAATTGCATGCCTCATTATAGGTAGTCGTGGATTACAAGGTGTCTTTGAGGTAAATACTCTTGTCGTACCTATTATGATGATTTTTATTATAGGACTTGCTATTACTACTTTTTTTCATGGTTCAACTCCTATTAGTAACACTATTCCAGCAGAAAGCTGGAATATGAAGTGGATTACTAGCCCAATTACATATGTCGCCTTAAATCTTTCCCTTGCCCAAAGCGTTCTCGTCCCGTTAGCCAGTGAAGTTAAAGATCGAAAAGCCATTTTATGGGGCGGTATTTTAGGTGGGGCAGGACTTTCTTTAATTTTACTATGCAGCCATTTAGCGATCTTATCAGTCGATCAATTTTATCAATATAACATCCCAATGGCTGAAGTCATAAGAAGATTTAATGCAACTTTCCACTTCTTCTTTGTTCTTGTTATTTTCGGTGAAGTGTTCACAACTTTAGTTGGCAATGTATTCGGAATGACAAAACAGATGCAATCGATTACCGGATGGCAAAACAACAATATTATTTTCTTCATTTTACTAATTAGTTATTGCTTTAGTTACGTTGGTTACAGTGAATTGCTCCACATTTTATATCCTATAATCGGATGGGTCAGTATTATTTTACTCCCGATTATTGCTTTTAAACGACTTCAAAAAACATAA
- a CDS encoding DUF4257 domain-containing protein, with protein MEMYQWLTAVLVGGITGFVSHLINNQGKLLLPRRLKTFFHFGFLTDIFTGSLAALLGLVLFDVTLIKEIIKVSIVTAISGQTFLLHQALGGEQAKNTQIGKADEKIQEIDKLLRR; from the coding sequence ATGGAAATGTATCAATGGCTAACTGCTGTTCTCGTTGGTGGCATTACCGGTTTCGTTTCCCATCTAATCAATAACCAAGGTAAGTTATTGCTTCCACGCCGTTTGAAAACTTTTTTTCACTTTGGGTTTTTGACTGATATTTTCACTGGTAGTCTAGCTGCACTTCTTGGACTTGTTTTATTCGATGTCACCTTAATAAAAGAAATTATTAAAGTATCCATTGTGACTGCTATTTCCGGTCAGACTTTCTTACTGCATCAAGCGCTTGGTGGTGAGCAGGCTAAAAATACACAAATTGGGAAAGCTGATGAGAAGATTCAAGAAATTGACAAATTATTACGACGTTAG
- a CDS encoding DUF3896 family protein, producing the protein MKQTYDYHATKKYLEEKKQQLCTKLSSIHLSKKEREQLKLEIENYEYILNLVEMNHYERGFSR; encoded by the coding sequence ATGAAACAAACTTACGACTACCACGCTACAAAGAAGTATTTAGAAGAAAAGAAACAACAACTATGTACCAAACTCAGTAGTATCCATCTATCTAAAAAAGAACGTGAACAACTAAAACTTGAGATAGAGAACTATGAATATATATTAAATTTAGTTGAAATGAATCATTATGAACGAGGCTTTTCTCGTTAA
- a CDS encoding MFS transporter translates to MKRVLVIFFTIMFMIGTDTFLISPLLPTLQQVYHVSTELSGWMVSSYALGYAGFALIAGPISDGLNRKKVMVIGMSFFALSTFLCGIAPSFLWMLVFRFLAGVSAAFVSPQVWASIPLLIEKEQIVKAFGIATAGLAISQILGLPVGSYLAMIHYTTPFFVIGILSALLVILIYVVLPEIQPVHIGESKTNILKRYKQLLADSKVSLSYFAYFVFQTGNFAAFSFFGVWLSIQFGLQVHEVGTAMFVLGLGNLTGNIFGPRIVNKISYNLSFYSGIIFTAVLYVLLPHVKNIIFVELLFFVIFFVTGILFVLMMRHLQNMSSVARGTGAALANASMYIGQMIGAAIAGMLFAASHNFILIGSFTALLYVVALFLFRKSEKLTEHSETGIAS, encoded by the coding sequence ATGAAAAGAGTACTAGTTATATTCTTTACGATTATGTTTATGATAGGTACAGATACTTTCTTAATTTCACCACTTTTACCGACATTACAACAGGTGTATCATGTTTCAACTGAGCTGTCAGGGTGGATGGTGAGTTCATATGCTTTAGGGTACGCTGGATTTGCACTTATTGCTGGTCCTATATCAGATGGCTTAAATAGAAAAAAAGTGATGGTAATAGGAATGAGTTTTTTTGCGTTAAGTACGTTTTTATGTGGAATAGCACCGAGTTTTCTATGGATGCTAGTATTTAGATTTTTAGCAGGTGTGAGTGCGGCCTTTGTATCTCCACAAGTTTGGGCATCTATTCCGCTCCTTATAGAGAAGGAACAAATTGTAAAGGCATTTGGAATTGCAACAGCAGGGTTAGCAATCTCTCAAATTTTAGGATTGCCAGTTGGATCGTATTTGGCAATGATACACTATACAACACCATTCTTCGTCATTGGTATATTATCAGCATTACTTGTCATTCTTATTTATGTAGTATTACCAGAAATACAACCGGTTCATATAGGTGAAAGTAAAACAAACATCTTAAAGCGCTATAAACAATTACTTGCAGATTCAAAGGTTTCACTTTCTTATTTTGCATATTTTGTTTTTCAAACTGGTAATTTTGCTGCATTTTCATTTTTTGGTGTATGGCTTTCCATTCAATTTGGCTTGCAAGTTCATGAAGTAGGTACAGCTATGTTCGTATTAGGATTAGGAAATTTAACCGGTAATATTTTTGGCCCTAGAATCGTAAATAAAATTAGTTATAACCTTTCTTTCTATAGTGGAATTATATTTACAGCAGTGCTATATGTATTACTTCCTCATGTAAAGAACATTATATTTGTGGAGTTATTATTCTTTGTTATATTTTTTGTGACAGGAATTTTGTTTGTATTAATGATGAGGCACTTACAAAACATGTCTAGTGTAGCAAGAGGAACAGGAGCCGCGCTTGCGAATGCTTCTATGTATATTGGTCAAATGATTGGAGCGGCAATAGCAGGAATGTTATTTGCAGCATCTCACAATTTTATACTTATAGGTAGTTTTACTGCGTTACTATATGTTGTAGCTTTATTTTTGTTTAGAAAAAGTGAAAAACTTACTGAACATAGTGAAACGGGAATTGCATCATAA
- a CDS encoding LLM class flavin-dependent oxidoreductase: protein MIKLSVLDQSPISDGSTAAEAFSHTVTLAQEVEKLGFTRFWVSEHHNSVSLAGSSPEILISHIAAKTERMRVGSGGVMLPHYSPYKVAENFRVLEALYPNRIDLGVGRAPGGMPIATRALQEGKMVSLDQYPEQIADVAMYLHDQVPENHHYANLKATPVIPTSPEMWLLGSSGESAMIAAKQGASFAFAQFINGYGGPEVMKAYQEQFQPSYLGDKPKSIVSIFVICGETNEEAEKIASSLDLSILLLEQGKRTTGTPSIETAQNYSYSAYDLLRIKENRQRMIVGDPSSVKEQIVNLSKAYNTDEFMIVTITHRFEDKLNSYRLLANAFHL from the coding sequence ATGATCAAATTAAGTGTATTAGACCAATCCCCTATTTCAGATGGTAGTACAGCAGCTGAAGCTTTTTCACATACAGTTACACTTGCACAAGAAGTTGAAAAACTAGGGTTCACACGTTTTTGGGTATCAGAACATCACAATTCTGTAAGTCTTGCTGGTTCAAGTCCAGAAATACTTATTTCTCATATTGCAGCGAAAACGGAGCGGATGAGAGTCGGTTCGGGTGGTGTTATGTTGCCGCACTATAGCCCATATAAAGTTGCTGAGAACTTCCGCGTTTTAGAAGCGCTTTATCCAAATCGTATTGACCTTGGTGTTGGCAGAGCACCTGGTGGTATGCCAATTGCAACTCGCGCACTTCAAGAAGGAAAAATGGTCTCACTTGATCAATATCCAGAACAAATTGCAGATGTTGCAATGTACTTACATGATCAAGTACCAGAAAATCATCATTACGCAAATTTAAAGGCTACCCCTGTGATTCCAACATCTCCTGAGATGTGGTTGCTCGGTTCTAGTGGAGAAAGTGCAATGATTGCCGCAAAACAAGGTGCTTCTTTTGCATTCGCACAGTTCATTAACGGATACGGTGGCCCTGAAGTAATGAAGGCTTATCAGGAACAATTCCAACCTTCCTATTTAGGAGATAAACCAAAATCAATCGTCTCTATTTTTGTTATTTGCGGGGAAACAAATGAAGAGGCAGAAAAAATTGCTTCTAGTTTAGATTTATCAATTTTATTACTAGAGCAAGGAAAGCGTACAACTGGTACTCCTTCTATTGAAACTGCACAAAATTATTCATACAGCGCTTATGATTTATTACGTATAAAAGAGAATCGTCAACGTATGATCGTCGGTGATCCATCTTCTGTGAAAGAACAAATCGTAAACTTAAGCAAAGCGTACAATACTGATGAATTTATGATTGTCACAATTACTCATCGATTTGAAGATAAATTAAATTCTTATCGCTTACTAGCGAATGCTTTTCATTTATAA
- a CDS encoding Dps family protein — protein sequence MSTKTNVVEVLNKQVANWNVLYVKLHNYHWYVTGPHFFTLHEKFEEFYNEAGTYIDELAERILALEGKPLATMKEYLATSSVNEGTSKESAEEMVQTLVNDYSALIQELKEGMEVAGEAGDETSADMLLAIHTTLEQHVWMLSAFLK from the coding sequence ATGAGTACGAAAACAAATGTTGTTGAAGTATTAAACAAGCAGGTAGCAAACTGGAATGTGTTATATGTGAAATTACATAATTATCACTGGTATGTGACAGGACCACACTTCTTTACATTACATGAGAAATTTGAAGAGTTTTACAATGAAGCTGGAACGTATATTGATGAATTAGCAGAACGTATTCTAGCATTGGAAGGTAAGCCGTTAGCAACAATGAAAGAATACCTTGCAACATCTAGTGTAAATGAAGGGACAAGTAAGGAATCTGCAGAAGAAATGGTACAAACATTAGTGAATGATTACTCTGCATTGATTCAAGAATTAAAAGAAGGCATGGAAGTTGCTGGTGAAGCTGGCGATGAAACATCAGCGGACATGTTGTTAGCAATTCATACAACATTAGAACAACACGTATGGATGTTAAGTGCGTTCTTAAAATAA
- a CDS encoding HAMP domain-containing methyl-accepting chemotaxis protein, giving the protein MGRLLNLFRDMKVAKKLLISFFVILIAAVSIIGGMSYQTAKKNFESQITSSAHDNIKILDNLINQMIEAKFNDVNNFARVIQGNMYQGDNQEELRKILSQYINLNKDVEQVYVAGNDKKFVQEPNIQMAADYDPTERSWYKDAVAKQGGIVITEPYKAKGNGHIVVTIAKQTEDKNGVVAIDLSLDNLLKTTKLINIGKKGYAFILDGKQKIIAHPQEKSGKKAADSWAKKIYEDNHGAFSYMYDGSEKQMVFATNVKTGWKIGGTMYSNEIIEAAQPVFYNMLIVMFISLVIGGALIYFVTLSITKPLKRLVTTSKVISEGDLTQTIEIHSNDEIGQLAKGFNEMTDALRTLIGRINTSAGHVAAASEELTASVRQASEATEQITMAMDEISSGATTQTTSVENGAMLLFDVTEGIQHVANSSSSISTASAHTREKAEDGGKLVGKTVNQMQSIAESVSQSDEVIQLLNNKSKQIGDILEVIQNIADQTNLLALNAAIEAARAGEHGRGFAIVADEVRKLAEKSSVSSSEISKLICEIQDDMSKTVKSMGHVNEEVQSGLVIANETKQNFTEILQSTNEIADQIKTMVETANGMSKGANEVSISVGQIAMTAQNNATSTQNVAASAEEQLASIEEISSAAGTLSQMAEELQGLIERFKV; this is encoded by the coding sequence ATGGGTAGACTATTAAATTTGTTTCGTGACATGAAAGTAGCAAAAAAACTACTAATTTCATTTTTTGTTATTTTAATTGCGGCTGTCTCTATTATCGGAGGCATGTCTTATCAAACAGCTAAAAAGAATTTTGAATCACAAATTACGAGCAGTGCTCACGATAATATAAAAATATTAGATAATTTAATCAATCAAATGATTGAGGCGAAATTTAATGATGTAAATAATTTTGCACGTGTGATTCAAGGTAATATGTATCAAGGGGATAATCAAGAGGAATTAAGAAAAATATTATCTCAATATATCAATTTAAATAAAGATGTTGAACAGGTTTATGTTGCTGGGAATGATAAGAAATTTGTGCAAGAACCAAATATACAAATGGCAGCAGACTATGATCCAACAGAACGTTCTTGGTATAAAGATGCAGTGGCAAAACAAGGTGGTATTGTCATTACTGAGCCGTATAAGGCGAAAGGAAATGGACATATTGTCGTAACGATTGCAAAACAAACAGAAGATAAAAACGGTGTTGTAGCAATAGATTTAAGTTTAGATAATTTATTAAAAACAACAAAGTTAATCAATATCGGTAAAAAAGGATATGCTTTCATTTTAGATGGGAAACAAAAAATAATTGCACATCCTCAAGAAAAATCAGGGAAAAAAGCAGCTGATTCTTGGGCGAAGAAAATTTATGAAGATAATCACGGTGCTTTTTCATATATGTATGACGGTAGCGAAAAACAAATGGTATTTGCTACAAATGTAAAAACAGGTTGGAAAATTGGTGGAACGATGTATTCGAATGAAATAATTGAAGCTGCACAGCCTGTATTTTACAATATGTTAATTGTTATGTTTATTTCATTAGTTATAGGCGGGGCACTTATTTATTTTGTGACACTTTCTATAACGAAGCCATTAAAGAGATTAGTTACCACTTCCAAAGTAATAAGTGAGGGAGATTTAACGCAAACAATCGAGATCCATTCTAATGATGAAATTGGTCAACTTGCAAAAGGGTTTAATGAGATGACAGATGCATTGCGAACGTTAATAGGAAGAATAAATACTTCGGCTGGACATGTTGCAGCAGCATCAGAAGAGCTGACGGCAAGTGTAAGACAAGCGAGTGAAGCAACTGAGCAAATTACAATGGCAATGGATGAAATATCGAGCGGGGCAACAACGCAAACGACAAGTGTAGAAAATGGTGCAATGTTACTATTTGATGTAACAGAAGGAATTCAGCATGTAGCAAATAGTTCCTCATCAATTAGTACCGCTTCTGCTCATACTCGTGAAAAAGCAGAAGATGGCGGAAAACTAGTCGGAAAAACTGTAAATCAAATGCAATCTATTGCAGAATCTGTTTCACAATCAGATGAAGTTATACAGTTACTAAATAATAAATCAAAACAAATTGGTGACATACTAGAAGTAATTCAAAATATTGCAGATCAAACAAATCTTTTAGCTTTGAATGCAGCAATTGAAGCTGCAAGAGCGGGAGAGCACGGAAGAGGGTTTGCAATTGTTGCAGATGAAGTACGTAAATTGGCGGAGAAGTCTAGCGTATCTTCTAGTGAAATTAGTAAATTAATATGTGAAATACAAGATGACATGAGTAAGACGGTAAAATCTATGGGTCATGTAAATGAAGAAGTTCAATCTGGACTTGTTATTGCGAATGAAACGAAGCAAAACTTTACTGAGATTTTACAATCTACAAATGAAATTGCAGATCAAATTAAAACGATGGTTGAAACGGCTAATGGGATGTCGAAAGGTGCAAATGAAGTGTCTATTTCAGTAGGGCAAATTGCAATGACAGCACAGAATAATGCGACGAGTACTCAAAACGTTGCAGCATCAGCAGAAGAACAACTAGCGTCCATTGAGGAGATTAGTTCTGCGGCGGGTACGTTATCTCAAATGGCTGAAGAATTACAAGGGTTAATTGAAAGATTTAAAGTGTAA
- the rsgA gene encoding ribosome small subunit-dependent GTPase A, with the protein MNQNILESFGWNSFFEEQAVENFEVGRILLEHKHIYRIICNDGEYMAELSGKFRHEAVTKGDYPAVGDWVYIKKIENEKKAIIHRVFPRRSSFSRQEAGTRTEEQVIAANVDYLFLVNALNHDFNVRRIERYLLLAYESGAMPVIVLTKSSLCEDVEQKIVETEAVAIGVPIFVVDSLEHTGIESLQQFVSSGKTIALVGSSGVGKSTLLNALIGIEVAKTGDIREEDSKGRHTTTHRELFRLPSGSLVIDTPGMRELQLWEGSDAIQTTFSDIEELAKTCRFRDCKHENEPGCAVHSAIGNGIITINRLQSYKKLQRELAYFMRKQDAILARAERDKWKKISKQHKKM; encoded by the coding sequence TTGAATCAAAATATTTTAGAATCGTTCGGCTGGAATTCTTTTTTTGAGGAACAAGCTGTAGAGAACTTTGAAGTAGGGCGTATTTTACTTGAGCATAAGCATATATATCGAATTATTTGCAATGATGGTGAATATATGGCAGAGCTGTCTGGTAAGTTTCGGCATGAAGCAGTAACGAAGGGGGATTATCCAGCGGTTGGTGATTGGGTGTATATAAAAAAAATAGAGAATGAAAAGAAAGCAATTATTCATCGTGTTTTTCCAAGAAGAAGCTCTTTTTCTAGACAAGAGGCTGGTACTCGAACGGAAGAACAAGTAATAGCAGCAAATGTAGATTATCTATTTTTAGTGAATGCACTTAACCATGATTTTAACGTAAGAAGAATAGAGCGCTATTTACTATTAGCGTATGAAAGTGGTGCAATGCCTGTTATTGTTTTAACAAAGAGTAGCTTATGTGAAGACGTGGAACAGAAAATCGTTGAAACAGAAGCTGTGGCAATTGGTGTTCCGATCTTCGTTGTTGATAGTTTAGAACATACTGGTATTGAATCGTTGCAGCAATTTGTTTCTTCAGGAAAAACAATTGCTCTAGTCGGATCATCTGGGGTTGGAAAATCCACTTTGTTAAATGCACTTATAGGAATTGAAGTAGCAAAAACCGGTGATATTCGTGAGGAAGATAGTAAAGGGAGACATACGACAACTCATCGTGAATTGTTCCGATTACCGAGTGGTAGTTTAGTAATTGATACTCCTGGTATGAGGGAGCTACAGCTTTGGGAAGGAAGCGATGCAATTCAAACAACATTTTCTGATATTGAGGAACTAGCAAAAACGTGCCGTTTTAGGGACTGTAAGCATGAAAATGAGCCAGGGTGCGCAGTGCATAGTGCAATTGGTAACGGAATTATTACGATAAATCGTTTGCAAAGCTATAAAAAATTACAAAGAGAACTAGCGTATTTTATGAGAAAACAAGATGCTATTCTTGCAAGGGCAGAGCGTGATAAGTGGAAAAAGATTTCTAAACAGCATAAAAAAATGTGA